A window of Cryomorphaceae bacterium contains these coding sequences:
- a CDS encoding universal stress protein, translating into MSAQGIIIPTDFSVSDSTAILQAVHIARKTGDMITLLHIADSDTTDAERKRMESICEEISGDHGVRVGYIIERGHDPMDDLVRVLQSHSPRMLVMGTEGIRGIAQHLFGARILGILRNVSVPSAIVQDETPVTESYRKILLPIDDIEPFEEKVKSVIPFAKWFNGEVMLYALHHPMMDERKVKAHIALSRKMLDEADIRYSETEESPTVFSAGVAKQTLKFAHSWGADLIAISLNDNDNKGNINQADCERVINNDHHIAVLCTPKKLDSKKLFG; encoded by the coding sequence ATGAGCGCACAAGGCATTATCATTCCAACAGATTTCTCGGTTTCCGACAGCACCGCTATTTTGCAGGCCGTACACATTGCCCGTAAAACCGGAGATATGATTACCCTTCTGCACATTGCAGACAGCGACACCACCGACGCAGAGCGCAAGCGTATGGAATCTATCTGCGAGGAGATTTCAGGCGATCACGGTGTGCGTGTGGGCTATATTATTGAACGGGGTCATGACCCGATGGACGACCTCGTGCGGGTGCTTCAATCACACTCACCCCGCATGTTAGTGATGGGAACTGAGGGCATCCGCGGTATCGCACAACATCTCTTTGGGGCGCGAATCCTGGGCATTTTGCGCAACGTGTCTGTTCCGTCTGCTATTGTACAAGATGAAACACCTGTAACCGAATCTTATCGGAAAATCCTGCTACCGATTGATGATATCGAGCCATTTGAGGAAAAGGTCAAAAGCGTGATTCCCTTTGCGAAGTGGTTTAACGGAGAGGTGATGTTGTACGCCCTTCACCACCCCATGATGGATGAACGCAAGGTAAAAGCTCACATAGCGTTAAGCCGTAAAATGCTCGATGAGGCAGACATCCGCTATTCTGAAACGGAGGAATCGCCCACGGTATTCTCGGCCGGTGTTGCCAAACAAACACTCAAATTTGCCCATTCATGGGGCGCCGATCTCATTGCCATTTCGCTCAATGACAACGACAACAAAGGCAACATCAACCAGGCCGATTGCGAACGGGTCATCAACAACGACCATCACATTGCAGTGCTATGCACACCTAAAAAGCTGGACAGCAAAAAACTATTCGGGTAG
- a CDS encoding T9SS C-terminal target domain-containing protein, which yields MVIIRPNPFFFSEFRPNLNQIAMKKLILLPLLLSLAMPVSAQNWVTIPDANFVNRLNQQFPSCMNGNQMNTDCPGIVNATVLNVQLANIADLTGLEYFVNLEVLNCSNNNILSSLPELPTTLTELWCNGNNLTSLPELPPNLTKLICFFNQLTAIPELPSTLTELRCHSNNIITIPQLPSALTQLWCAQNNLNSLPVLPESLTQLRCGENELTALPELPISLVELQCQYNSITWLPELPPSLSMLLCHSNSLNCLPTLPLSLTNSSTSNFNISLNPLTCLPNYVPAMDGPTNSVWLTYPLCGLGELESNPNNCSTIDGIAGTVYNDINGDCLENEAEVGVVNATIKLLNEFDEIVATANSFGSGESALYNFAADPGNYTVQLVTENMPFQTSCANPGGSQEVELTTDEPIALNVNFGVECSPGFDVGVQSVLTTGWVFPGQIHTLKIASGDMSAWHGLQCAEDVEGTVTVYVDGPVSYAGPAGGALTPTVTGDLQFTYDIADFSLVNMHQDFRLLLETDTTAQEGDLICVDIVVDPIDGDFNPDNNTHSQCYEVFNSYDPNIKQVWPHDVAPGYDDYFNYTIYFQNTGTAPAFNIRLADTLDTNLDLNTFEVTAYSHPVLTYLHGNVLTFRFNNIMLPDSTTDFEGSIGYVQYRIKAVEGLPVGTVIENTAHIYFDFNEAIVTNTTQNEFVIITSANQPQQQLATVFPNPANGQFNVLFTNYYSGTTHMEVYNLSGQRVMQRQVNENQVVLDLVGYPAGMYFLHVRNERGSETLKLIKQ from the coding sequence TTGGTCATCATTCGCCCCAACCCGTTTTTTTTCAGCGAATTCAGACCCAACCTTAACCAAATCGCCATGAAAAAGTTAATCCTCCTTCCGCTTCTTTTATCCCTCGCTATGCCGGTTTCGGCGCAGAATTGGGTGACGATTCCTGATGCGAATTTTGTGAATAGATTGAACCAACAGTTTCCATCATGTATGAACGGAAACCAAATGAATACAGATTGTCCGGGTATAGTAAATGCAACTGTGCTCAATGTGCAACTCGCAAATATTGCTGACCTCACAGGCCTTGAATACTTTGTAAACCTAGAGGTATTGAATTGTAGCAACAACAACATCCTCAGTTCGTTGCCAGAATTACCCACAACCCTCACAGAATTGTGGTGTAACGGTAACAATCTCACATCGCTACCGGAACTACCTCCTAACCTCACGAAGCTGATCTGCTTCTTCAACCAACTCACCGCCATACCGGAATTACCTTCAACACTGACGGAGCTGAGGTGTCACAGCAATAATATTATCACCATACCTCAATTGCCTTCAGCGCTGACACAGTTGTGGTGCGCCCAAAACAATCTTAACTCCCTGCCTGTATTACCTGAATCGCTCACGCAGCTGAGGTGCGGTGAAAATGAACTGACTGCTTTGCCAGAGTTACCCATATCGTTGGTAGAATTGCAGTGCCAATACAATAGCATCACCTGGCTACCGGAATTACCCCCATCACTTTCAATGCTGCTATGCCATAGTAACTCGCTAAATTGCTTACCAACTCTACCATTGTCACTTACGAATTCCTCTACATCTAACTTTAATATTTCTCTCAACCCCTTAACCTGCCTGCCCAATTATGTGCCGGCAATGGATGGGCCAACTAATTCAGTATGGTTAACCTATCCGCTATGTGGACTCGGCGAACTTGAAAGCAACCCCAACAACTGCAGCACAATCGACGGTATTGCAGGTACTGTTTATAACGACATAAATGGTGACTGCCTGGAAAACGAAGCGGAGGTTGGCGTAGTCAATGCCACCATCAAACTGCTGAATGAGTTTGATGAGATAGTGGCAACCGCGAATTCATTCGGAAGTGGCGAAAGTGCACTTTACAACTTTGCAGCAGATCCGGGGAACTACACAGTGCAATTGGTAACGGAGAACATGCCATTTCAAACCTCATGTGCTAATCCCGGCGGTTCACAAGAGGTAGAGTTGACTACGGACGAACCTATTGCACTGAACGTAAATTTTGGCGTCGAATGCTCGCCGGGGTTTGATGTCGGGGTGCAATCCGTTTTGACCACAGGTTGGGTTTTTCCCGGGCAGATTCATACCTTGAAAATAGCCTCAGGGGATATGTCAGCATGGCACGGCCTGCAATGTGCCGAAGATGTGGAAGGCACTGTAACGGTATATGTTGATGGACCGGTAAGTTACGCAGGGCCAGCCGGTGGCGCGCTTACTCCAACCGTAACGGGAGACCTTCAGTTTACCTACGATATTGCGGATTTTTCTTTGGTAAATATGCACCAGGATTTTCGACTGTTATTGGAAACCGATACCACAGCTCAAGAAGGCGACCTGATATGCGTGGATATTGTTGTAGATCCGATTGATGGAGATTTTAATCCTGACAACAACACCCATTCCCAGTGCTATGAAGTTTTTAACTCCTACGACCCCAACATCAAACAAGTCTGGCCGCATGATGTAGCCCCTGGATATGACGATTACTTCAACTACACCATTTATTTTCAGAATACGGGTACCGCACCGGCATTTAACATTCGTTTGGCCGATACGCTGGACACCAACCTGGATTTAAACACCTTTGAAGTGACCGCCTACAGCCACCCGGTGTTGACCTACCTGCACGGCAATGTGCTCACCTTCCGATTCAATAACATCATGCTTCCCGATAGCACGACTGATTTTGAAGGCAGCATCGGGTACGTGCAGTACCGCATCAAGGCCGTGGAGGGTTTGCCTGTGGGCACCGTGATAGAAAACACCGCACACATCTACTTCGACTTCAACGAAGCCATTGTGACCAATACCACGCAAAATGAGTTTGTGATTATCACCTCCGCAAATCAACCACAACAACAACTGGCCACGGTATTTCCCAATCCCGCAAACGGTCAGTTTAATGTGTTGTTTACCAACTACTATTCAGGGACAACCCACATGGAAGTGTACAACCTGAGCGGGCAGCGGGTGATGCAGCGGCAAGTCAATGAAAACCAGGTAGTACTCGATCTGGTCGGTTATCCTGCCGGAATGTACTTTTTGCACGTTCGCAATGAGAGGGGATCAGAGACATTAAAATTGATTAAACAATAA
- a CDS encoding L-2-hydroxyglutarate oxidase has translation MYDIAIIGGGIVGAATAYKLQTRHPNLRIVLLEKENLLADHQTGHNSGVIHSGLYYKPGSLKAINCMKGRVELVEFAKTYGIDHDVCGKVVVATHEAELPYMENIRQTGAANGLTGIEKLTPEQIREIEPHCFGIGGLFVPQTGIIDFRAATAKMVDLMLAANPESALRLGEEVLRIDKHAEHSVLHTSKGIIEARFTIFCAGLQADRMAKKDQVYIAEKVVGFRGDYYELTDQAKHKVKNLIYPVPNPDFPFLGVHFTRMTNGEIECGPNAVFTFKREGYGKTDFNLNDTLDALSYGGTWRLFLGNISFGINEYRRAFSKKLFLKTLQRLIPSLEMDDLKPGRSGVRAMLLKKDGDTKDDFRIEFGHRSIHVLNAPSPAATASLAIGGQVADMAKQQFGL, from the coding sequence ATGTACGACATTGCCATTATCGGAGGAGGAATTGTTGGTGCCGCAACAGCCTACAAGCTGCAAACACGGCACCCGAATCTCCGCATCGTGCTGCTCGAAAAAGAAAACCTGCTCGCCGATCACCAGACCGGACACAATTCTGGCGTGATTCACTCGGGACTCTATTATAAACCCGGTTCCCTCAAGGCCATCAACTGCATGAAGGGTCGGGTAGAGCTGGTAGAGTTTGCCAAAACCTACGGCATCGATCACGACGTGTGCGGCAAAGTGGTGGTGGCCACGCACGAGGCCGAACTGCCCTACATGGAGAACATCCGGCAAACGGGTGCCGCCAATGGGCTAACCGGAATTGAAAAACTCACCCCGGAGCAAATTCGCGAAATTGAACCACATTGCTTTGGTATTGGCGGGCTGTTTGTGCCCCAAACCGGAATTATTGATTTCAGGGCAGCTACCGCGAAGATGGTTGACCTTATGCTGGCCGCCAATCCGGAAAGCGCCCTTCGACTGGGCGAGGAAGTGCTGCGCATTGATAAACACGCCGAGCACTCGGTACTGCATACGAGCAAAGGTATTATAGAGGCGCGCTTCACTATCTTCTGCGCCGGACTTCAGGCCGACCGTATGGCCAAAAAAGACCAGGTTTACATTGCCGAAAAAGTGGTGGGCTTCCGTGGCGATTACTACGAACTCACGGATCAGGCTAAGCACAAAGTAAAAAACCTGATATACCCCGTGCCCAATCCCGATTTCCCGTTTTTGGGCGTGCACTTCACCCGCATGACTAACGGCGAAATTGAATGCGGCCCCAATGCGGTTTTTACTTTTAAACGCGAAGGCTACGGCAAAACCGATTTCAACCTGAATGATACCCTCGATGCGCTGAGCTACGGCGGTACCTGGCGACTCTTTCTCGGAAACATCTCATTCGGAATCAATGAGTACCGCCGCGCTTTCTCCAAGAAACTCTTCTTAAAGACCCTGCAGAGATTGATTCCTTCGCTCGAAATGGACGATCTGAAACCGGGTCGCTCGGGTGTACGGGCCATGCTGCTCAAAAAAGACGGCGATACCAAAGACGATTTCAGGATTGAGTTCGGCCACCGCAGTATTCACGTGCTCAACGCTCCGTCACCCGCGGCAACAGCGTCATTGGCCATTGGTGGCCAGGTGGCCGATATGGCGAAGCAGCAGTTTGGATTATAG
- a CDS encoding nucleotidyltransferase domain-containing protein, translated as MFGLKDSDIEAMNHVLRAFPGIEEAVIFGSRAMGNYRRGSDVDIALFGEGVDVDTAQKVAWQLNEETLMPYRFDVLSYANISNPDLRDHIRRVGLTLYSTNPHRIAGEPVEEYLKSK; from the coding sequence ATGTTTGGTCTGAAGGACTCCGATATCGAAGCCATGAATCATGTGCTCAGGGCTTTTCCGGGGATTGAGGAAGCCGTGATTTTTGGTAGTCGCGCAATGGGAAATTACCGCAGGGGGAGCGACGTGGATATTGCATTGTTTGGAGAAGGAGTGGATGTTGATACAGCTCAGAAAGTGGCGTGGCAACTGAATGAAGAAACCTTGATGCCTTATCGCTTTGATGTGTTGAGTTATGCTAATATTTCCAACCCCGACTTAAGAGATCATATTCGGCGAGTAGGTTTAACGTTGTATTCAACGAACCCGCATCGCATCGCAGGTGAACCGGTTGAAGAATACTTGAAAAGCAAGTGA
- a CDS encoding cation:proton antiporter, with amino-acid sequence MYLMSAIEFSLPLKNPVLIFSLILFIVLFAPLVLNKFKIPPIIGLIIAGAIIGPNGLNFMLRDSSIVLFGTVGLLYIMFLAGLEIDMADFKKNSWRSIFFGLLTFLIPMSLGTLAGLYLLGFGILTSVLLASMFASHTLLAYPLISKLGLAKNRAVNVTVGGTVITDTLALLVLAVVVGMSAGEITEEFWIRLGISVAVFGLVVMITFPLLGRWFFKRVDDHVSQYLFVLGMVFLGAFLAEAAGIEAIIGAFLAGLALNRLIPHTSALMNRIEFVGNALFIPFFLIGVGMLIDYRAFFKSFETIWVAIVMTGCATGSKYAAAWLTSKTFGYSKDELRLMFGLSNAQAAATLAAVLVGYNVIMGTTDTGEPIRLLSEEVLNGTILMILATCTIGSISAQKGAVNLVNSADSNEDMAEEESTQRILIPTNNSDITEELVNLGLLIKNEKHRSGLVALNVLNIIPNGETNEKESKKVLEVAERAAAAASNELKPVLLRETNVVNGIQKTVIDERVTDIILGITDNRSLVDTFFGTVTEGVISRCEAVLFIYSPRQPIVTVKRHLVIVPANVEKEKGFRTWLSRIFKIGKHTGAQLRFCCNERSMKYIERYAKKAEIEVKHTLLKDFEDFLVVAKEVRSDDNLIVVMSRPEFPSYNPQMKNVRKQLLKYFDQTSFILVYPLQSKYQSSSGFNNPSIHTSFSGELSKIDKIGKSLGGFLRRE; translated from the coding sequence ATGTACTTAATGAGTGCAATTGAATTTAGCCTTCCGTTAAAGAATCCGGTGTTGATTTTTTCATTGATTCTTTTCATTGTTTTGTTTGCCCCGCTCGTGTTAAATAAATTCAAGATTCCCCCGATCATTGGGTTAATTATTGCTGGCGCTATAATCGGGCCGAATGGGCTGAATTTTATGCTCAGGGACAGTAGTATTGTTTTGTTTGGAACTGTCGGTTTGCTATACATAATGTTTTTAGCCGGACTGGAGATTGACATGGCTGACTTTAAGAAGAACAGTTGGCGAAGTATTTTTTTTGGATTACTTACCTTTTTGATTCCTATGTCTTTAGGAACTTTGGCCGGACTCTATCTGCTCGGGTTCGGTATTTTGACTTCTGTTTTACTAGCCAGTATGTTTGCGTCTCACACATTACTGGCATACCCACTAATTAGCAAACTGGGGCTAGCAAAAAACAGAGCCGTTAATGTTACGGTGGGGGGTACGGTGATTACAGATACCCTTGCCCTTCTTGTATTAGCTGTTGTTGTTGGTATGTCGGCCGGTGAGATCACTGAAGAATTTTGGATCAGGCTCGGAATTTCAGTAGCAGTATTCGGCCTCGTAGTCATGATAACTTTCCCGCTTCTTGGACGTTGGTTCTTCAAACGCGTGGATGATCATGTGTCTCAGTATTTATTTGTGCTTGGAATGGTGTTCCTCGGTGCCTTTCTTGCTGAAGCTGCAGGAATTGAGGCCATTATTGGTGCCTTCCTTGCGGGCCTGGCCCTGAACCGGCTCATACCGCATACCTCTGCCCTGATGAACAGGATTGAATTTGTGGGAAACGCTCTGTTTATTCCGTTTTTTCTGATTGGCGTAGGAATGCTGATAGACTACCGGGCTTTCTTCAAAAGCTTCGAAACCATATGGGTGGCAATTGTAATGACCGGTTGTGCAACGGGATCCAAGTATGCAGCTGCCTGGTTAACCTCCAAAACCTTTGGTTATTCAAAAGATGAGCTAAGGCTTATGTTTGGCTTAAGCAATGCTCAGGCCGCGGCCACGTTGGCAGCAGTGCTGGTTGGTTACAACGTGATTATGGGCACCACCGATACTGGCGAGCCAATACGGTTACTGAGTGAGGAGGTGTTGAATGGAACCATTCTGATGATTCTCGCAACGTGCACCATAGGCTCTATATCAGCGCAAAAAGGTGCGGTTAATCTCGTGAATTCTGCCGATTCGAATGAAGATATGGCAGAAGAGGAAAGTACTCAGCGGATCTTGATCCCAACCAATAATAGCGATATTACAGAGGAACTTGTGAATCTGGGCTTACTTATTAAGAACGAAAAACACCGATCGGGTCTGGTTGCTCTAAATGTTCTGAATATTATACCAAACGGAGAAACCAACGAGAAAGAATCAAAAAAAGTACTGGAGGTAGCTGAAAGAGCTGCAGCAGCAGCCAGCAATGAGCTAAAGCCCGTTCTTCTGCGTGAAACCAATGTGGTAAACGGAATTCAAAAAACGGTCATTGATGAACGTGTTACCGATATCATCCTTGGGATAACAGATAACAGGAGCCTGGTAGATACTTTTTTTGGTACTGTAACCGAAGGGGTAATCAGTAGATGCGAAGCTGTGCTTTTTATATACAGCCCCAGGCAACCGATTGTTACCGTAAAACGGCATCTTGTAATTGTCCCAGCGAATGTCGAGAAAGAAAAAGGTTTTAGGACATGGTTATCTCGAATTTTTAAAATCGGAAAACATACAGGCGCTCAGTTAAGGTTTTGTTGCAACGAGCGCAGCATGAAGTACATTGAGCGTTATGCCAAAAAAGCTGAAATTGAAGTAAAGCATACCTTGCTCAAGGATTTTGAGGATTTCCTGGTAGTTGCAAAGGAAGTTCGCAGTGATGACAACCTGATCGTGGTCATGAGCCGTCCCGAGTTTCCTTCATATAATCCTCAAATGAAGAATGTTAGAAAACAACTTCTCAAATATTTTGATCAAACCAGTTTTATTCTGGTGTATCCTCTGCAATCCAAGTATCAAAGTTCTTCAGGTTTCAACAATCCATCCATCCATACATCTTTCAGTGGAGAACTCTCCAAAATAGACAAGATCGGAAAATCCCTTGGTGGATTCCTTCGCAGGGAATAG
- a CDS encoding MFS transporter: MLIKGDKKVIRGWAMYDWANSVYSLVITSTIFPIFYESISVIKTPEGDVITDLVFEATGYRNTALYSYTMSAAFLLVAIISPLLSGIADYTGSKKNYLMFFCYLGSAACIGLYFFDMNSLFFGMSMVFVACAAFCASLVFYDAYLPEIAEPKDHDRVSAQGYAMGYIGSVLLLLLNLSMIMMPEWFGIDPENKSLPARLSFLSVGIWWAGFAQFTFFRLPANVYGRKPKGDVIRKGYLELVKVWHELKQTKRLWRYLLAFFVFNTAVQTVMYMAATFAAKEVKQINSNGNVEPMSADSLIISILIIQLVAIVGAIFFSKLSSRIGNIRALMVSVVIWIGVCVAAYYVHFDTQFFVVAGVVGLVMGGIQSLSRSTYAKFLPDTINHTSYFSFYNVCYYLGTVLGTFAYGLAFQLTGTLRASIFAIGSFFVIGLIMLLFVPKEEVAIERETERASGY, from the coding sequence ATGCTGATAAAGGGCGACAAGAAAGTCATTCGCGGATGGGCCATGTACGACTGGGCCAACTCGGTGTATTCGCTGGTGATCACCTCCACCATTTTCCCCATTTTTTATGAGTCCATATCGGTGATCAAAACGCCCGAAGGCGATGTCATTACTGACCTTGTATTTGAAGCCACAGGCTATCGCAATACGGCACTATACAGCTACACCATGTCGGCAGCCTTTTTACTGGTGGCCATCATTTCGCCCTTGCTATCGGGAATTGCCGATTATACTGGAAGCAAGAAGAACTACCTCATGTTTTTCTGCTATCTCGGATCGGCGGCGTGTATCGGGCTGTACTTTTTTGATATGAACAGCTTGTTTTTCGGCATGTCGATGGTGTTTGTTGCCTGCGCCGCGTTTTGCGCCAGCCTGGTGTTTTACGACGCCTACCTGCCCGAAATAGCTGAGCCCAAAGACCATGACCGCGTGAGTGCTCAGGGTTATGCGATGGGATACATCGGCAGCGTGTTGCTATTGCTGCTCAACCTGAGCATGATCATGATGCCCGAATGGTTTGGCATCGATCCCGAGAATAAATCACTGCCCGCGCGGCTGAGCTTTCTGTCGGTTGGAATCTGGTGGGCGGGTTTTGCGCAGTTCACATTTTTCAGGTTGCCCGCCAATGTGTACGGCCGAAAACCCAAAGGCGATGTGATTCGCAAAGGCTACCTGGAGCTGGTAAAAGTGTGGCATGAACTCAAACAAACCAAACGCCTGTGGCGCTACCTGCTCGCGTTTTTTGTGTTCAACACCGCGGTGCAAACGGTGATGTACATGGCCGCCACTTTTGCCGCCAAAGAGGTAAAGCAAATCAATAGCAACGGCAATGTAGAGCCCATGAGTGCCGACAGCTTGATCATCAGTATTCTCATCATTCAGTTGGTGGCCATTGTGGGGGCTATTTTCTTTTCAAAACTCTCTTCGAGAATCGGCAATATCCGCGCGCTGATGGTCTCGGTAGTCATCTGGATTGGCGTGTGCGTGGCGGCGTATTACGTGCATTTCGACACCCAGTTTTTTGTGGTGGCCGGTGTGGTGGGGCTGGTGATGGGCGGCATCCAGTCGTTGTCGCGCTCAACCTACGCCAAGTTTCTGCCCGATACCATCAACCACACTTCGTACTTTTCGTTTTACAACGTGTGCTACTACCTGGGCACTGTGTTGGGCACTTTTGCATACGGACTGGCTTTTCAGCTTACCGGCACATTGCGCGCTTCGATTTTCGCCATCGGGTCGTTCTTTGTGATTGGGTTGATTATGCTGTTGTTTGTACCCAAAGAGGAAGTGGCCATTGAGCGCGAAACGGAGCGGGCTTCGGGGTATTAG
- a CDS encoding T9SS C-terminal target domain-containing protein gives MQKSILLALLMSTGLFASAQWVTIPDDNFANKLNELFPECMDGNQMDTQCADVVNATSINVNGSNITELTGIEYFVNLEVLWCSNNNLAYLPELPQLLKHLNCSSNSLTELPALPQSLEGLFNCSNNNLTELPELPPLITTLLCRHNNLYSLPTLPPSLVELECFNNNITTLPELPSSITELKCNDNNLVFLPELPQSLSILRCYNNNLSSLPELPESLTYLRCDNNSLTSIPELPQNLWFLNCDFNNLTSLPDLPNALTSLACNNNNLTLLPELPPSLTYFQCAHNNLTVIPELPQSLLLFDCGGNYLTDLPDLPNSLTALRCQSNELNFLPELPSTLIELLCDSNNILCLPILPVSLTSSNINYFNISNNPFTCLPNYLQAMSGADNSQWLSYPLCNMSDPEGNPYGCSSLDGISGTVYHDINTNCEEDETESGIINVPLNIFNESGDLLATTFTFGNSIYNFAASSGNYTVQLVTENMPFQISCDDPGDSQLVELTANESSALNVDFGVECMSGFDVGVQSVVNTGWAFPGQVHTLNITAIEMNNWYGLQCAQGLSGSVTVNIDGPVTYVGPANNALTPIVSGDLQFTYDIADFSLVNMQQDFNLLLETDTTAQTGDLVCVDIVVTPIDGDFNPANNTYNHCYEVVNSYDPNIKQVWPHDVAPGFDDYFNYTIYFQNTGTAPAFNIRLADTLDTNLDLNTFEVTAYSHPVLTYLHGNVLTFRFNNIMLPDSTTDFEGSIGYVQYRIKAVEGLPVGTVIENTAHIFFDFNEAIVTNTTQNEFVIDTSIDHMQKQLATVFPNPGNGQFNVLFTNYYSGTTHMEVYNLSGQRVMQRQVNENRVVLDLTGYPPGMYLLHLRNEHGSEAVRVVKH, from the coding sequence ATGCAAAAATCAATTCTTCTCGCTCTTTTGATGAGCACCGGTCTGTTCGCTTCGGCGCAGTGGGTTACGATTCCTGATGACAATTTTGCGAATAAGCTCAATGAGCTTTTTCCGGAATGTATGGATGGGAACCAGATGGATACTCAATGTGCGGATGTTGTGAATGCAACTTCTATAAATGTCAATGGTTCAAATATTACGGAACTCACCGGAATTGAGTACTTCGTAAATTTAGAAGTCCTTTGGTGTAGCAACAACAATCTGGCATATCTACCAGAATTACCTCAATTGCTTAAGCATTTGAATTGTTCCAGCAACAGTCTTACCGAACTACCTGCATTACCTCAGTCTCTCGAAGGACTATTCAATTGCTCGAACAACAATCTTACCGAATTACCTGAATTGCCACCTTTGATTACAACCCTGTTGTGCAGGCACAACAACCTTTACTCGCTGCCAACACTGCCCCCATCGCTGGTAGAGTTAGAATGCTTTAATAATAACATTACCACCCTTCCAGAATTGCCTTCATCTATTACTGAGCTCAAATGTAACGACAACAACCTCGTCTTTCTACCTGAATTACCACAATCACTCTCCATATTGAGATGCTACAACAATAATCTTTCGTCTCTACCTGAATTGCCCGAGTCACTCACTTATCTCAGGTGCGATAACAATTCTTTAACTTCCATACCCGAGTTACCGCAAAATCTCTGGTTCCTTAATTGCGATTTCAACAATCTGACCTCACTGCCAGACTTACCCAATGCACTTACAAGTTTGGCATGCAATAATAACAACCTCACATTGCTACCGGAATTACCACCATCTCTGACGTATTTTCAATGCGCTCACAACAACCTTACGGTAATCCCTGAACTACCTCAATCACTACTATTATTTGACTGTGGGGGAAATTACCTTACTGACCTTCCTGATTTACCAAACTCACTCACGGCGCTTAGATGCCAATCCAATGAGCTTAATTTTCTTCCAGAGTTACCTTCGACGCTAATAGAATTATTATGTGACTCCAACAATATACTGTGCCTCCCAATTTTACCGGTATCACTTACGAGTTCGAATATCAATTATTTTAATATTTCGAACAACCCATTTACTTGCCTGCCCAACTATTTGCAGGCAATGAGTGGAGCCGATAATTCGCAATGGCTTTCCTATCCCCTTTGCAACATGAGCGATCCTGAAGGCAATCCATACGGATGCAGCAGTTTAGATGGAATTTCAGGTACTGTTTACCATGACATCAACACCAATTGCGAAGAAGATGAAACAGAATCTGGGATTATAAATGTACCACTCAATATTTTTAACGAATCTGGTGATCTACTGGCAACTACGTTCACCTTTGGAAATTCCATCTATAATTTTGCGGCTAGTTCAGGGAACTATACTGTGCAACTCGTCACTGAGAACATGCCTTTCCAGATATCGTGTGATGACCCTGGGGATTCGCAACTAGTCGAGTTAACTGCGAACGAGTCCTCTGCATTGAACGTGGATTTTGGTGTGGAATGTATGTCCGGTTTTGATGTCGGGGTACAATCGGTAGTTAATACAGGCTGGGCTTTTCCCGGACAGGTGCACACCCTAAATATAACTGCGATAGAAATGAACAACTGGTATGGCCTGCAATGCGCACAAGGATTGAGCGGATCCGTAACAGTCAATATCGATGGACCGGTGACCTACGTGGGCCCTGCTAACAATGCCCTCACACCCATTGTTTCCGGTGATCTGCAATTCACCTATGATATTGCGGATTTTTCTTTGGTAAATATGCAGCAGGATTTTAATCTGTTGTTGGAAACCGACACCACCGCTCAGACGGGCGATCTGGTATGTGTGGATATTGTTGTGACTCCGATTGATGGAGATTTTAATCCTGCCAACAACACCTACAACCACTGCTACGAAGTAGTAAACTCCTACGACCCCAATATCAAACAAGTCTGGCCACACGATGTAGCCCCCGGATTTGACGACTACTTCAACTACACCATTTACTTTCAGAATACAGGTACCGCGCCGGCATTTAACATTCGTTTGGCCGACACGCTGGATACCAACCTGGATTTAAACACCTTTGAAGTCACCGCCTACAGCCACCCGGTGCTGACCTACCTTCACGGCAATGTGCTTACCTTTCGCTTCAACAACATTATGCTGCCCGACAGCACCACCGATTTTGAAGGCAGCATCGGCTACGTGCAATACCGCATCAAAGCCGTGGAGGGATTACCCGTGGGCACGGTGATTGAAAACACCGCCCACATCTTCTTCGACTTTAACGAGGCCATTGTGACCAATACCACGCAGAATGAGTTTGTGATTGATACCTCCATTGATCACATGCAGAAACAACTGGCCACGGTGTTTCCGAATCCCGGAAACGGGCAGTTTAATGTGTTGTTTACCAACTACTATTCAGGAACAACCCACATGGAAGTGTACAACCTGAGCGGGCAGCGGGTTATGCAGCGGCAAGTCAATGAAAACCGGGTGGTGCTGGATTTAACTGGTTATCCTCCGGGGATGTACCTGTTGCACCTTAGAAACGAACACGGCTCGGAAGCGGTGCGGGTAGTAAAACATTAG